The genomic DNA CATTTATTGGTTTAAATGTGATATATTTTGAATTCCCATAATCGTGGGCATTTAAGAATGTAAAGGCTATTTTTTGGTAAATTGATTTTTATCAGGGATTAATTCCTTCGCAAATTCTGTTAATCCAGTCAAATTCAGTTTTTGGCTACCTTTTTCCATGCGAAAATTATTTTTCAAATTTTGAATCGGGCGTACCATATTTTTGTTTCGATTTCTTCCTAATCCAAATACGGCTGCACTAATTCCCAGAACTAATAAAGACCCCCACATCACCCCTTTATTGTTTCTTCTTCTGATAAACCTATTTAAAAAAGGTTGTCTTCTCCCTTTATTAAAAAGCGCTGCTATCCAGTTCAATTTAAGCACTTCCTTTATTTTAAATTCAGAAAACAAAAATTTATCACTTTCTGAACTTTATTTTTTACTTTCACGGTTTCAGTTATGCTGGCATTATTTGTTTCAGTAATGATGTGAGATCTAAAAATTTAATGGGTGTTTTTACCAAAATCATATAAAAAGAAGAATAAAAAAATTAAGAAGAAAATCATTTATCACCATGGTTTTATCTATCTCTTTGGAGTGAAATAAGTGATTAAACGAAAAGGTACCACGATTCATTTATTTTTGTTATTTTTTATTATTTCCTTTATTCTTGCTTTTGTTGGCAGCGTGTAATAATGTGGACACGATTCAACAAAGCGAAGACGAAAAGGCTAAAAGCGAAGATAGGAGATAACGCGAATAAGGAAAGTACAAATGAGGATAAGCAGCAAAGTGAAAAGAAAAAAGAAGACATTTGGACGTATTATGAAAATGCAACATGGTCTGATAACTTCAAAGGCTTAAAAACAACCATACAAAAAGTTGTAGTAAGTGATAAGGCTCCAGGTATCGACGATAATGGGAATCAAATTACCACATCAGCAGTTGGGGTAAAATTTCAAATTGAAAATACCACTGTAGGGAAATTTACTACATATCCAGATCAAGCGGTGTTAGTGACAAGTACAGGTGAGCAAATTGACATGCCTGATATGTTTGTATCTGATCATATTGGTGGTGAAATTGACAAAGGTGTTATTAAAGAAGGAAATGTAATTTGGTACTTAAAACGAGGAAATGCAGAAAAAATCGAATGGATAAAATTAAAATGGTCAGCACATGTTGGTGGAGAAGATGAATTTGATGGAGAAAGTAAAGAAAATGAAATTGAGTTGAAGTTGAAATAAGCCTTCTCGGTTTGAGGAGGCTCTTGTTATATGTACAATTCATCTTCCGAGCATTCCAGCACTTCAGCAATTTTATATGGTTTGTCGATGGTTGCAGAAGCTGTATTTAATCGTAATGTCTAAATGCAAATTACAAAGATTGCGCATAATACGGATCTATATAAAAAAAGAGGTGCTTCAAAAAGCAACTATTTAGGAGTTATTTTTCTTCTTTTTGATATTCACAGCTGCCCAAACTGCTAAAGCACCAAGAAAAGCCACAAAGATTGGGATAAATGTGTTATCTTTCATAAGAAAAACCTCCTTAGCTTAAAAAAGCTTCCAAGTAAGTATTACAAAAAAGTAAATTAAGTGAATTACACAGTTCGAACAACATTATTTGAAGATACCAAACTTAAATTGTATTCCACCAGATAATCCAAATACACCAAAAAATTCCTGGTTCGTCCATTTTCTTAAAATTCCAAAGTTAAATCAACACCTGTCCATACCTTTTTCTTCTTTTTTCATATCTTATAGTACGAGGGATAGAAGTCTCTCTATAAAACTCAGCTGCATGTATCCGCCGCCCATGCAGCAGTCCACCTCCTCATTGGTAGAAGTGTATGCGAAATGCATATGCTTCTATTTATTTTTGTTTTGCAGATTGTTTCAAAAAAATTCAAGTTAGAAAACGAGTATTGAATTTTTTAACAAGACTTTTAACGTAAATCAGTGAATTATATAAAGCAAATGTGGAATTTGTTATTCTTGTGACTCTTGTCCAATCGAATACTTTTTTGAAACATATTTTATAGTGAGGTTGCTTATAAAGTCTTCCTTAATCATCACAATAGGAGGTGAAATGTTATGTGTTGGGGATCTTACGGTGCTGGCTATGGTGGTTATGGTTACGACGGTGCTGGTTACGGCGGTGCTGGTTACGGCGGTATCGGCAGTAATTTTGCATTAATCGTCGTATTGTTTGTTTTATTAATTATTATTGGTTCCACTATGTTCTTTGGTTAAGAAGTTCGAAGGAGCAAAAACTGATTATTCAAAGTAATAGGAGGTGTTTAAAAAATGAGTGATGGAATTAGACGTGCTTTTGCGTTAGTTGTTGTATTGTTTGTTTTACTCATCATTGTAGGATGTTCTTGTAGGGGTATCTATTAAAATGTAAAGGGCAGGTTAGGTTAATCTGTCC from Bacillus methanolicus MGA3 includes the following:
- a CDS encoding YjcZ family sporulation protein gives rise to the protein MSDGIRRAFALVVVLFVLLIIVGCSCRGIY
- a CDS encoding YjcZ family sporulation protein → MCWGSYGAGYGGYGYDGAGYGGAGYGGIGSNFALIVVLFVLLIIIGSTMFFG